A region from the Hydra vulgaris chromosome 10, alternate assembly HydraT2T_AEP genome encodes:
- the LOC100208696 gene encoding S-crystallin 4 isoform X2, translated as MYVCMYVCMYACMDACMYVCMYVCMYVCMYVCMYVCMYVCMYVCMYVCMYVCMYVCMYVCMYVCMYVGMYVWYVYMYYLITFFLRKITMSTKYVLNYFGFQGRGEIARLLFHYKGVEFTDNKVNDWPAHKSDRSRFPLGQMPTLEIDDQVICQSTAINVYLAEIFCMNGANASERAVINQVCETLNDLVKEYLEVWMNSTLNNDQKKKEYEQLFANETTKLKFSFMESLLQRNNNGFGYFVGNSISLGDLTFFTYSGLVDESFLSNYPLLLELNKRIRESPELKSYLDSRTHPLLP; from the exons atgtatgtatgtatgtatgtatgtatgtatgcatgtatggatgcatgtatgtatgtatgtatgtatgtatgtatgtatgtatgtatgtatgtatgtatgtatgtatgtatgtatgtatgtatgtatgtatgtatgtatgtatgtatgtatgtatgtatgtatgtatgtatgtatgtatgtatgtatgtatgtatgtacgtaggTATGTACGTatggtatgtatatatgtattatttaatcactttttttttaagaaaaattacaatGTCTACTAAATACGTTTTAAACTATTTTGGTTTTCAAGGCAGAGGTGAAATAGCTAgacttttatttcattataaagGGGTTGAATTTACGGACAACAAAGTCAATGATTGGCCAGCTCATAAAAGTGACC gttCTAGGTTTCCTTTGGGACAAATGCCAACATTAGAAATCGATGATCAGGTTATCTGTCAATCTACAGCTATTAATGTTTACTTAGCCGAAATATTTTGTATGAATGGAGCCAATGCGTCTGAAAGAGCGGTTATCAATCAAGTCTGTGAGACTCTAAACGATCTTGTAAAGGAATACTTAGAAGTTTGGATGAACTCAACATTAAATAATGATCAAAAg aaaaaagaatatGAACAATTATTTGCAAATGAAACAACTAAATTGAAGTTTTCTTTCATGGAGAGCTTGTTGCAACGTAACAATAATGGATTTGGTTATTTTGTTGGTAATTCG atatCTCTCGGGGATCTAACATTCTTCACATACAGTGGATTGGTTGACGAATCATTTTTAAGCAACTATCCCTTATTGCTCGAGCTAAATAAACGCATTAGAGAAAGTCCTGAGTTAAAGTCGTATTTGGATTCTCGAACTCATCCACTTTTACCTTAA